The following coding sequences lie in one Zingiber officinale cultivar Zhangliang chromosome 2B, Zo_v1.1, whole genome shotgun sequence genomic window:
- the LOC122047186 gene encoding serine/threonine/tyrosine-protein kinase HT1-like translates to MAFCFPIVTLWLGRRRQSSSGMALPSSSSSSSPPPPPPPGSSSSRWPARRKPLLPETEIMEKRRWDSLESWSMLLDPSNGDQGYNNLEGAGGKREEWMADLSQLFLGNKFASGSNSRIYRGIYKQRAVAIKLVKIPEQDEQKKAVLEKQFNSEVAFLSRLYHPNIVQFIAACRKPPVYCIITEYMSQGTLRMYLHKKEPYSLSTETILRLALDISRGMQYLHSQGVIHRDLKSHNLLLNDEMRVKVADFGTSCLETQCKESKGNMGTYRWMAPEMIKEKPYTKKVDVYSFGIVMWELTTALVPYQSMTPVQAAYAASEKNLRPPLSTSCSPVLNNLIERCWSANPSKRPDFNYVVSLLEKYDECLREGLPILVGKELRLGTSLFKLVKGCMATTSSIPVQA, encoded by the exons ATGGCCTTTTGCTTTCCAATCGTGACCTTGTGGCTCGGGAGGAGGAGGCAGAGTAGCTCGGGCATGGCCCtcccttcatcatcatcatcatcctcgccgccgccgcctcctcccCCTGGCTCGTCCTCCTCCCGGTGGCCGGCGAGAAGGAAACCGTTGCTGCCGGAGACGGAGATCATGGAGAAGAGGAGGTGGGACAGTTTGGAGTCCTGGTCCATGCTCCTTGACCCTAGCAATGGAGATCAGGGTTACAATAACTTGGAGGGCGCCGGCGGGAAGAGGGAGGAGTGGATGGCCGACCTCTCGCAACTCTTCCTCGGCAACAAATTTGCTTCAGGATCAAACAGCAGGATCTACAGAGGGATCTACAAACAGAGAGCCGTGGCGATAAAGTTAGTGAAGATCCCAGAGCAGGACGAGCAGAAGAAGGCCGTCTTGGAGAAGCAGTTCAACTCAGAGGTCGCCTTCCTCTCCAGGCTCTACCATCCAAACATCGTCCAG TTCATAGCAGCTTGCAGGAAGCCCCCGGTGTACTGCATCATCACAGAGTACATGTCGCAGGGGACTCTGCGGATGTACCTCCACAAGAAGGAGCCCTACTCGCTGTCGACGGAGACGATCTTGAGGTTAGCGCTCGACATCTCCAGGGGGATGCAGTACCTCCACTCCCAAGGAGTCATCCACCGCGACCTCAAGTCCCACAACCTGCTGCTCAACGACGAGATGCGGGTGAAGGTGGCGGACTTCGGCACCTCGTGCCTGGAGACGCAGTGCAAGGAGTCGAAGGGGAACATGGGCACCTACCGGTGGATGGCGCCGGAGATGATCAAGGAGAAGCCCTACACCAAGAAGGTCGATGTCTACAGCTTCGGGATCGTGATGTGGGAGCTCACCACTGCTCTCGTGCCCTACCAGAGCATGACCCCCGTGCAGGCTGCCTATGCTGCTTCAGAGAag AATCTGAGGCCTCCGCTGTCGACTTCATGCTCGCCGGTGCTGAACAATCTCATCGAGAGGTGTTGGTCGGCGAATCCATCGAAGAGGCCGGACTTCAACTACGTGGTTTCCCTACTGGAGAAGTACGATGAGTGCCTCAGGGAAGGTCTTCCGATTCTGGTGGGCAAGGAGTTGAGGCTCGGCACTTCGCTCTTCAAGCTCGTCAAAGGCTGCATGGCCACCACTTCGTCCATTCCCGTTCAAGCTTGA